One Polaribacter reichenbachii genomic window, TTGAACTTGATTGTACCAGTTTACATATCGATCTCTTCCATCAGGATTTATACAAGGGTCTATAATAACCACTGTGTTTTCTAACCAAGATTTTTTAGTAGTAACTAATTCGTAAAGAGTTAACATAGAAGCTTCTGTGCTAGAGGCTTCATTTCCATGAACGTTATAACTTAACCAAACAATGGCTTTTTTGTTATCTGTTGTACCCGTTAAAATACCTGTTTGAGAAAGGTTTGCTTTTCTAATTGTTTCTAAATTATCTATATTTTCTTGAGATGAAATATAAGTAACATATAAAGGTCTGTGTTCGTTGGTTTCTCCATATTTTTCTAGTTGAACATTTTTTAAGGTGTTACTCACATATTTAAAATATTCAACAACTTTGTGATGTCTTGTAAAACGTGAGCCAATTTCATAACCTAAATACTCTTGTGGAGATTGAATTTCTTGAGAAAAAAGGGAACAAAATGAGAAAATGGAAATAATGAGAAGTGCTTTAATTTTCATTGATAAGAATTTGAATTTTATCAAAAGTAAGGAATAAAACCCACTATTTAAAGTGGTTTTCTTTTAGACACGTTAAAAATTTGTTAGTATGATTTTCTAAGCTTTACAGAATTTAAAATAGTTGTATTTTTATCGAAATTTAGTAAATTTTATGAATTCTACGTCAGATACTGATTGTTGTTTAAAACGTGTACTTTAATTATGAAAGTAACACAAATTCCTTTTAAAAAAACAGGTTTTTTCTCTAAAACAATGCTAGATTATTTAGAGCAAAAAGACACCATAAATCCATTTTATAACAATTTTCCAGATATAAATGGTTTTCAAAAGCAAATAGAAGAAAAGCAAAACTCTTTTGCTTTAAAAACAAGATTGGTTTTGGCTGATGCTTTAAAAAAGCAATATAGTTTTTTTGATATATCAGAAAAAACAGCAGCTAATATTGAGTTGTTAAAGCAAGAAAATACATTTACAATAACTACAGGTCATCAATTAAACCTATTTACAGGGCCTCTTTATTTTTTATATAAAATAATTTCTACGATTAATTTATCAGAAGAATTAATAGAGAAATTTCCAGATCAGAATTTTGTTCCAATTTATTGGATGGCAACAGAAGATCATGATTTTGATGAAATCAATTACTTTAATTTTGATGGTAAAAAAGTAACTTGGAACAGCAATGATGGTGGAGCAGTAGGTCGTTTTTCTACAGAAGGATTGGATGAGGTTTTCGAAGTTTTTTCTGAACATTTAGGGAATTCTAAGAATGCAGCCTACTTAAAAAAACTTTTTTCAGAAGGATATATTAAACATCATAATTTAGCAGATGCCACTCGTTTTATTGCCAATGAATTGTTTAAAGATTATGGTTTGGTAATTGTTGAAGGTGATGATAAAAGCTTAAAACAACTTTTTACACCATTTGTAAAAGATGAATTGGAAAATGAAACTTCTTTTCATGTTGTTTCTAAAACGATTGCTGAATTAGAGAAAAACTATAAAATTCAAGTTAATCCAAGAGAAATTAATCTTTTTTATTTGGGTGATGATTTTAGAGAACGCATCATTTTTGAAGATAATTGTTACAAAGTAAATAATACAGAGATTCGTTTTTCTAAGGATGAAATTCTGACTGAAGTTGATCATAATCCTTTGGCATTTTCACCAAACGTAATTATGAGACCTTTGTACCAAGAAGTAATTTTGCCAAATCTTTGTTATATTGGTGGAGGAGGAGAAATGGCTTATTGGTTGGAGTTACAAGATTATTTTAATAAAGTAAATGTTACTTTTCCTATTTTGTTATTGCGTAATTCTGTGCAAGTTATATCAGAAAAACAAGCAAAAAAATTATCGAAGTTACAGATTTCTTTAGAAGAAATATTTTTAAATCAGTTTGATTTAATTAGTAAAAAAGTAATCGAAAACACAGCCATTGAAACTGATTTTTCTGATAAAATTCAATTTTTAAAAATTCAATTTTTAGAATTAAAAGAAGTTGCTGTAAAAACGGATGTTTCTTTTTTAAATGCTGTAAATGCACAAGAAAGAAAACAAATTATGGGTTTAGAAAATTTAGAGAAACGTTTGTTAAAAGCAGAAAAAAAGAGACAAAAAGATTTAGTAGATCGAATTACTTTATTGCAAAATGAGATTTTACCAAATCAATCTTTAGAAGAGCGACATCGTAATTTTTCTGAGTATTATTTAGAGTACGGATCTGCTTTTATAACTGCTTTAAAACAAACATTAAAACCTTTAGCACTAGAATTTACAATACTAGAATTATAATGAAAGAGAAAGGTCTTCATCAGAAAAATAAATTCAATAAAGGGTATAATTTTGATGACTTAGTTCAGCAAAACCCAGAGTTAGCAAAATTTGTAACAAAAAATAGATTTGGTAAAATCACGATTGATTTTTCGAATCCGAAAGCAGTAAAAGAGCTTAATAAATCTTTGTTATTTACTTATGATAAAATTTCTGTTTGGGATTTTCCTGATGAAAATTTATGTCCGCCAATTCCTGGACGATTAGATTATATTCATCATTTATCAGACTTAAATTCATCCGAAGAAAATAGAACAGTTTTAGATATTGGTACAGGAGCAACTTGTATTTATCCGCTTTTGGGTGTTGCAGAATACAACTGGAATTTTGTTGCCACAGATATTGATTTAGATTCGTTGGATACTGCACAAGATATTATTGATGATAATAATTTAGATACTAAAATTGAGTTAAGACAACAATTTAACGAACAACATATTTTAAAGGATATTTTAGAAGAAGACGATTCTTTTTTTGCTACCATGTGCAATCCGCCATTTTATAAATCTGCAGAAGAGGCTAGAGGTGCAAATAGAAGAAAGTCTAGAAATTTAGGTAATAATGCAGTTCGTAATTTTTCTGGTAACAATAATGAATTATGGTATATAGGAGGAGAAAAAGCCTTTTTGCACAATTATTTATACGAAAGTTCGCTTTATAAAGAGAAAAGTGAATGGTTTACAAGTTTGGTTTCTAAAAAAGAAAATGTAGAAAGCTTGCAAAAATCATCAGAAAAACTAGGTGTAAAAGCGTTTAAAATTATTCCTTTAAGTCAAGGAAATAAAGTTACCAGAATTGTTTGTTGGCAATGGCCCCTTTAATTCCGCAAAGGGGAAAACTCTCTTGAAAATATCAATCTAATTTTAGTTGATTTAAGTTTCTTATGAAAAAGTTATTTTATTAAGATGTAACTATTTGTAAAGTTCACACCTCTTTTAAAAATTTAAAAATTCCTTTTTAATGATTTCTTTTAATTGTAGACAATATCATTAATTTTATATTTTTTACACGCATAATGTAAAATGGTATAGACTAACATATGTACAAACAGCAAACATAAAAAAGCATATAAAGGCACACCAAATAGTTGATAAGGCCAATAATAGGTCCAAACTCCTAAAAGAATTGTAATTACTTCACCAAAAGCCGGTAGAATTAATGCCAAAATAATTGCTAAAACAATCTTATTTTTTTGCGTTTGATTTTTTAAATATGGTATTATATTTCTTTCTAATTTGTAGAGGTAATGGAAAGCCAACATCCAAGCAAAAGGCACCCATAAAGGGATGTCTCTGCTAACTTCATGATATTCCCAATAACCATTAGCAACTCCCCAAGTTTCACCAACTACGCCTCCAAAACCAGTTAATAGCATTCCTGCTAGTAATAACCAGTTTTTATCGGTTTTTGGTTGTATAATTTCTTTATAAATATTATGTATAATCTTTAAAATTAAGAGTATAGCAATAATTAAATCGTATTGTTTTAAAACACCAATTAAAACACCTGCAATTATTAATTTTAGCAATGCTTTTAAAATTTCGGTGTAGAATTTCTTTTTATTTGTAATCAATTTTTT contains:
- the rlmF gene encoding 23S rRNA (adenine(1618)-N(6))-methyltransferase RlmF gives rise to the protein MKEKGLHQKNKFNKGYNFDDLVQQNPELAKFVTKNRFGKITIDFSNPKAVKELNKSLLFTYDKISVWDFPDENLCPPIPGRLDYIHHLSDLNSSEENRTVLDIGTGATCIYPLLGVAEYNWNFVATDIDLDSLDTAQDIIDDNNLDTKIELRQQFNEQHILKDILEEDDSFFATMCNPPFYKSAEEARGANRRKSRNLGNNAVRNFSGNNNELWYIGGEKAFLHNYLYESSLYKEKSEWFTSLVSKKENVESLQKSSEKLGVKAFKIIPLSQGNKVTRIVCWQWPL
- the bshC gene encoding bacillithiol biosynthesis cysteine-adding enzyme BshC, whose amino-acid sequence is MKVTQIPFKKTGFFSKTMLDYLEQKDTINPFYNNFPDINGFQKQIEEKQNSFALKTRLVLADALKKQYSFFDISEKTAANIELLKQENTFTITTGHQLNLFTGPLYFLYKIISTINLSEELIEKFPDQNFVPIYWMATEDHDFDEINYFNFDGKKVTWNSNDGGAVGRFSTEGLDEVFEVFSEHLGNSKNAAYLKKLFSEGYIKHHNLADATRFIANELFKDYGLVIVEGDDKSLKQLFTPFVKDELENETSFHVVSKTIAELEKNYKIQVNPREINLFYLGDDFRERIIFEDNCYKVNNTEIRFSKDEILTEVDHNPLAFSPNVIMRPLYQEVILPNLCYIGGGGEMAYWLELQDYFNKVNVTFPILLLRNSVQVISEKQAKKLSKLQISLEEIFLNQFDLISKKVIENTAIETDFSDKIQFLKIQFLELKEVAVKTDVSFLNAVNAQERKQIMGLENLEKRLLKAEKKRQKDLVDRITLLQNEILPNQSLEERHRNFSEYYLEYGSAFITALKQTLKPLALEFTILEL